In Vibrio sp. STUT-A11, a genomic segment contains:
- the nagE gene encoding N-acetylglucosamine-specific PTS transporter subunit IIBC — protein sequence MNILGYLQKIGKALMVPIAVLPAGGLMLGLGYAIDPSGWGANSPIATILVYGGKGIMDNQAWLFAVGVAYGLAKDNNGAAALSGLLGLLIVEMIVGNTAVISQITGIPVAEMSSSEVIASGAAVSAFTGIMMGIVAATLYNRFHTIKLPAALGFFGGKRFVPIVTSLASIFISIVMVYVWPAVYGSLVNFGISISEMGAAGAGIYGFFNRLLIPIGLHHALNQVFIFDLVGINDISKFWSGTGELGVTGMYQGGFFPFMGYGLPAACLAMYHCAKPENKKRVGGILGASALTAILTGVTEPIEFAFMFVAPALYVVHALLAALSLYIAASMQWFAGFTFSGGLIDFILSYNLPLAIKPYMLIVQGICFAFIYYAVFRFAIVKFDLKTPGREEAEAMVKSETSTNTKAAQYLKALGGHSNLASIDSCITRLRLTLNDTSVIDERTLKAIGAMGVVKIGANNLQVIVGTEAEQIAHAMQQIPETQDLSDVVVPGFSV from the coding sequence GTGAACATTTTAGGATATCTACAGAAAATCGGTAAAGCACTCATGGTGCCAATAGCCGTACTGCCTGCAGGTGGTTTAATGCTTGGTCTTGGTTATGCTATAGACCCGTCGGGTTGGGGCGCAAATAGCCCAATAGCGACAATACTTGTGTATGGCGGTAAGGGCATTATGGATAACCAAGCATGGTTATTCGCCGTTGGTGTGGCTTATGGATTGGCCAAAGATAATAACGGTGCTGCGGCTTTATCAGGATTACTCGGTCTGTTAATTGTTGAAATGATTGTCGGGAACACGGCAGTGATTTCGCAGATCACTGGAATTCCTGTTGCGGAGATGAGTTCTTCGGAAGTTATTGCATCAGGAGCTGCTGTGAGCGCATTTACAGGGATCATGATGGGGATAGTGGCTGCCACTCTTTACAACCGTTTCCACACTATCAAATTGCCGGCGGCATTAGGTTTCTTTGGCGGTAAACGTTTTGTTCCTATCGTCACTTCACTTGCCTCAATCTTTATCAGTATTGTGATGGTTTATGTGTGGCCTGCTGTTTATGGTTCACTGGTAAACTTTGGTATCTCAATTTCTGAAATGGGTGCGGCGGGCGCTGGTATCTACGGTTTCTTCAACCGACTGTTAATTCCAATCGGCCTACATCACGCATTAAACCAAGTGTTCATCTTTGACCTTGTTGGTATCAACGATATTTCTAAATTCTGGTCTGGTACTGGTGAGCTAGGTGTGACGGGTATGTACCAAGGTGGTTTCTTCCCATTCATGGGTTACGGTCTGCCTGCTGCATGTTTGGCGATGTATCACTGTGCAAAACCAGAAAACAAGAAAAGAGTCGGCGGCATTCTTGGTGCATCAGCACTGACCGCAATTTTGACTGGTGTAACAGAGCCTATTGAATTTGCGTTCATGTTTGTTGCTCCTGCGCTGTATGTTGTTCACGCTCTATTGGCTGCACTTTCTCTATACATTGCAGCAAGCATGCAGTGGTTCGCGGGTTTCACATTTAGCGGCGGGTTAATTGACTTCATCTTGTCTTATAACTTACCTCTAGCGATCAAGCCTTATATGCTTATCGTACAGGGTATTTGTTTTGCATTTATTTACTATGCGGTATTCCGATTCGCTATTGTTAAGTTTGATTTGAAAACGCCAGGCCGTGAAGAAGCTGAGGCGATGGTGAAGAGTGAGACTTCTACTAATACCAAAGCCGCTCAGTATCTGAAGGCGCTGGGTGGTCATAGTAACCTTGCTTCTATCGACTCATGCATTACGCGTTTACGTTTAACTCTGAACGATACGTCTGTTATTGACGAACGTACTCTCAAAGCCATTGGCGCGATGGGGGTCGTGAAAATTGGCGCGAATAACCTACAGGTCATTGTTGGTACCGAAGCGGAACAAATCGCTCATGCGATGCAGCAAATTCCTGAGACGCAAGATCTCTCGGATGTTGTCGTTCCTGGTTTCTCCGTATAA
- a CDS encoding HAMP domain-containing sensor histidine kinase → MSFVDDYALTRSSVFKTLVSLFLIVTITNIVVIHQLYRDSNNFHHKQLARQLNEEILEFNFAANQSQEDVEQLLRTKRATETPFYYQLIETIESDSFKPYYPVDLQDNRHNILVGNNLQLEIGVDKSAVEEYRKSLTPMVFSGIIFPTVIMIISALFFTALILKRLEKVNHAMNRVLCGEPNVKIAVSRQDDEFDILAIHLNFMIEQMAKNESSLKSLTTGLAHDMRTPMARLKLRLEDILAQSDLSPSQVSSFSACYDELELILSLFNSMLEIAKLNCGQVNIDSDNVDLGKIAQDALEFISPVADEKNQRLTFRQDASCIVTGDRSLLFRAVFNLLENAVKYTPNGGQIEVIADCFGVVIADSGIGISDYDKMYVCRPMYRADQSRTESGNGLGLSLVDAVVNLHSAHLFLRDNNPGLRARLYFES, encoded by the coding sequence ATGTCCTTCGTCGATGACTATGCTTTAACCCGTTCTTCGGTATTTAAAACATTGGTGAGCCTTTTCTTAATTGTCACTATCACCAACATCGTCGTCATACATCAACTGTATCGGGATTCTAACAACTTTCACCATAAGCAATTAGCACGACAACTCAATGAAGAAATTCTGGAATTCAACTTTGCAGCCAACCAGAGCCAGGAGGATGTCGAGCAACTTTTAAGAACCAAACGAGCAACGGAGACACCTTTCTATTACCAGCTCATCGAAACCATCGAATCAGACAGCTTTAAACCGTACTATCCTGTCGATCTGCAAGACAACAGGCATAATATTTTAGTAGGTAACAACCTCCAATTAGAGATAGGAGTAGATAAAAGTGCGGTAGAAGAGTATCGAAAATCACTGACCCCGATGGTCTTCTCTGGCATCATTTTCCCTACCGTAATCATGATCATCTCGGCACTCTTTTTTACTGCGCTGATTCTCAAACGATTAGAAAAAGTGAATCACGCCATGAACCGCGTTTTATGCGGAGAGCCGAATGTGAAAATTGCCGTATCTCGCCAGGACGATGAGTTTGATATTTTAGCCATTCACCTTAATTTCATGATTGAGCAAATGGCCAAAAACGAGTCTAGCCTAAAATCGCTGACCACTGGGCTTGCTCATGATATGAGAACACCAATGGCGAGGTTGAAACTTCGCTTAGAAGACATTCTAGCTCAAAGCGATTTATCGCCATCCCAAGTAAGCAGCTTTTCAGCTTGTTATGATGAATTAGAGCTGATTTTGTCACTGTTCAATAGCATGCTTGAGATTGCAAAGCTCAACTGCGGCCAAGTGAATATCGACAGTGATAACGTCGATTTAGGTAAAATAGCCCAGGATGCCCTGGAGTTTATTTCTCCCGTCGCCGACGAAAAAAATCAGAGATTAACATTCAGACAAGATGCTTCCTGTATTGTCACAGGCGATCGATCTCTGCTTTTTCGAGCGGTGTTTAATCTGTTAGAAAATGCGGTTAAGTACACTCCTAACGGAGGACAGATCGAAGTTATTGCGGACTGCTTTGGTGTTGTTATCGCCGACTCTGGCATCGGCATTTCTGATTACGACAAAATGTATGTTTGCCGCCCAATGTATCGTGCGGACCAAAGTCGCACAGAATCAGGTAATGGTTTAGGGCTATCTTTGGTCGATGCCGTGGTCAATCTGCATAGCGCACACTTGTTTTTGCGTGACAACAACCCAGGGCTGCGTGCTCGACTCTATTTTGAAAGTTAA